A single Phoenix dactylifera cultivar Barhee BC4 chromosome 1, palm_55x_up_171113_PBpolish2nd_filt_p, whole genome shotgun sequence DNA region contains:
- the LOC103699142 gene encoding class V chitinase CHIT5-like: MAPVPLPSSAIKAGYWSSWINSTSPPSSINLSYFTHIYYAFVELDNTSFELVVTPSDAGMLADFTATLHAHDPPIKAMLSIGGGGGGEDTFASMATNFSTRSAFIKSTIAVAREYNLDGLDLGWEFPSNPEKMASLGDLFMEWRDAISREAAETGRPSLLLTSAVYFASHFFLTGSTPISYPADKMAVSLDWINAMCYDYHGSWDTSETGAPAALYDPKSNVSTSYGLTSWVEAGIPPKKVVMGLPLYGRTWKLKDPADHGIGAPAVGIGPGTDGEMVYSAVVDFNTENNATQVHDEITVSVYSYAGTNWIGYDDLWSVTRKIDFALEHGLGGYFLWTIGNDEDWSISRGAWGAWQS, from the exons ATGGCCCCCGTCCCTCTCCCATCGTCAGCCATCAAAGCCGGCTACTGGTCCTCATGGATTAACTCCACCTCCCCACCTTCCTCCATCAACCTCTCCTACTTCACCCACATCTACTACGCCTTTGTCGAACTAGATAACACCTCCTTTGAACTCGTCGTCACCCCCTCCGACGCAGGCATGCTCGCCGACTTCACGGCCACCCTCCACGCTCACGACCCCCCAATCAAAGCCATGCTCTCcatcggcggcggcggcggcggcgaagacACCTTCGCCAGCATGGCCACCAACTTCTCCACCCGCTCCGCCTTCATTAAATCCACCATCGCCGTCGCCCGTGAGTACAACCTCGACGGCCTGGACCTCGGCTGGGAGTTCCCGTCGAACCCGGAGAAAATGGCCAGCCTCGGCGACCTCTTCATGGAATGGCGCGACGCAATCTCTCGCGAAGCGGCCGAGACTGGCCGACCGAGCCTGTTGCTCACGTCAGCCGTGTACTTCGCGTCGCACTTCTTCCTCACAGGCAGCACACCAATATCTTATCCGGCCGACAAGATGGCGGTCAGTCTGGACTGGATCAACGCTATGTGCTACGACTACCATGGCTCATGGGACACGTCGGAGACTGGGGCGCCTGCGGCGCTGTACGACCCAAAGAGCAACGTGAGCACGAGCTATGGACTCACGTCGTGGGTGGAGGCTGGGATTCCACCGAAGAAGGTGGTGATGGGTTTGCCATTATATGGCCGGACGTGGAAGCTCAAGGATCCGGCAGACCACGGCATCGGCGCACCGGCAGTAGGGATCGGACCGGGAACTGACGGGGAGATGGTGTACTCGGCGGTGGTGGATTTTAACACGGAAAACAACGCGACCCAAGTGCATGATGAAATAACGGTGTCTGTGTATTCTTACGCCGGGACCAATTGGATCGGCTACGATGACCTGTGGTCGGTGACGAGGAAGATAGACTTCGCGCTGGAGCACGGCCTCGGCGGGTATTTCTTGTGGACGATCGGAAACGACGAGGATTGGAGCATCTCTCGTGGAG CATGGGGCGCATGGCAGAGTTGA